Proteins encoded together in one Amblyomma americanum isolate KBUSLIRL-KWMA chromosome 1, ASM5285725v1, whole genome shotgun sequence window:
- the LOC144113697 gene encoding uncharacterized protein LOC144113697: MSRLSRFGGGSCLCPFQRSLQSTSVSEFKVEKAVYGTKKGIPKDAVFHKRAATTIWSTEAVAQCSSSSKCSGGDSGRYWATQLESSCCQGNARFSTFSEKMHATMQGASA; the protein is encoded by the exons ATGTCTcgactgtccagatttgggggcGGCTCCTGTCTGTGCCCCTTTCAGCgttcattgcagagcacaa gtgtatctgaattcaaggtagagaaggcagtTTACGGCACCAAgaagggaatcccaaaggatgcagtatttcacaagagggctgccactaccatctggtcaacagaagcagttgcacaatgcagttccagtagcaagtgctcaggaggtgacagtggaag gtattgggctacacagctggagtcaagctgctgtCAGGGAAATGCAAGATTTTCGACTTTCTCAGAAAAGATGCATGCTACGATGCAAGGGGCCTCAGCTTGA